A single genomic interval of uncultured Pseudodesulfovibrio sp. harbors:
- a CDS encoding radical SAM protein, producing the protein MGNIYTAMKIFHFKDKVDSLPQESDAILPPLHIRIKPINGCNHRCRYCAYREDSLQLGKDMKISDSIPKDKMMEITEDIIDMGVKAVTFSGGGEPLFYPHLVDVLRRLVDSPVRFATLTNGGLLKGEVAELFARHGSWVRVSMDGWDNESYTRYRGVEHGEYDAILNNIAEFKGYGGDCRLGVSYIVDKENVGHIYEAAKRVREMGGDSVKISPCIVENEGALNNAYHEPFFDLAREQVDRVMDELAGPDFEVFDAYHRLDERFEKPYKWCPYIQVLPVIGADQNVYSCQDKAYNLDEGLIGTLEGTTFKDFWMNGKDKFFGIDPSCHCNHHCVANSKNKLLLDYLDADEEHLGFV; encoded by the coding sequence GTGGGCAATATTTATACCGCAATGAAGATATTCCACTTCAAGGATAAAGTGGACTCACTGCCGCAGGAATCGGATGCTATTCTTCCGCCGCTTCATATCCGCATCAAGCCGATCAACGGTTGTAACCATCGTTGCCGCTATTGCGCGTATCGCGAAGATTCCCTCCAACTCGGCAAGGATATGAAGATTTCCGATTCCATCCCGAAAGACAAGATGATGGAGATTACCGAGGATATCATCGATATGGGCGTGAAGGCCGTGACCTTCAGCGGGGGCGGCGAGCCACTGTTCTATCCGCATCTGGTGGATGTCCTTCGGCGGCTGGTCGATTCACCCGTCCGGTTCGCCACGCTGACGAACGGGGGGCTGCTCAAGGGCGAAGTCGCCGAGCTTTTTGCCAGACACGGCTCTTGGGTACGCGTTTCCATGGATGGCTGGGACAACGAAAGTTACACCCGGTATCGCGGGGTCGAGCATGGCGAATATGACGCCATCCTGAACAACATTGCCGAGTTCAAAGGGTATGGCGGTGACTGTCGTCTCGGTGTCAGCTATATTGTGGACAAGGAAAACGTCGGGCATATCTATGAAGCCGCCAAACGTGTTCGTGAGATGGGGGGCGACAGCGTCAAGATTTCCCCGTGCATCGTGGAGAACGAAGGCGCGCTCAACAACGCCTACCACGAACCTTTCTTCGATCTCGCCCGTGAACAGGTGGATCGTGTCATGGATGAACTCGCCGGTCCCGATTTCGAGGTGTTTGACGCATATCACCGGCTGGATGAACGGTTCGAGAAGCCGTACAAGTGGTGTCCGTACATTCAGGTGCTGCCCGTCATCGGTGCCGATCAGAACGTTTATTCCTGTCAGGACAAGGCGTACAACCTTGACGAGGGGTTGATTGGCACTCTTGAGGGGACGACCTTCAAGGACTTCTGGATGAACGGCAAGGACAAGTTCTTCGGCATAGACCCGTCCTGCCATTGCAATCATCATTGCGTCGCCAACTCTAAAAACAAGTTGCTGCTTGACTATCTGGATGCGGATGAAGAGCATCTGGGTTTCGTGTAG
- a CDS encoding class I SAM-dependent methyltransferase, whose protein sequence is MGKLREFVTPLHTSTSREYVARMVDEKVHCMLKAKEYEADYWDGDRRYGYGGYRYMPGRWKPVAEAMIEAYGLRKGDKILDVGCGKAYLLYELHLLGMEVHGFDISEHGLADAQEEIRDNLFNHRAEEPYPFADNEFDLVITLNTLHNLEIFDLKVALEEIERVGKNKYICVESYRNELEQFNLQCWALTCESFYTKRAWEWVFDHFGYTGDFEFIYFE, encoded by the coding sequence ATGGGTAAGTTGAGAGAATTCGTCACACCGCTGCATACGAGTACGAGCAGGGAGTACGTGGCCCGCATGGTGGATGAGAAGGTTCACTGCATGCTCAAGGCAAAAGAGTATGAAGCCGACTACTGGGATGGTGATCGCCGGTATGGTTACGGTGGCTACCGATATATGCCCGGTCGCTGGAAGCCGGTTGCCGAAGCCATGATCGAGGCCTATGGTCTCAGGAAGGGCGACAAGATCCTCGATGTCGGGTGCGGTAAAGCCTATCTGCTTTACGAATTGCATCTCCTCGGCATGGAAGTGCATGGCTTTGATATTTCCGAGCATGGGCTTGCCGATGCTCAGGAAGAGATACGCGACAACCTTTTCAATCACCGGGCCGAAGAACCGTATCCGTTTGCGGATAATGAATTCGATCTCGTGATTACCTTGAACACGCTGCATAATCTTGAAATTTTTGATTTGAAGGTCGCACTGGAAGAGATTGAGCGTGTGGGTAAGAACAAGTACATCTGTGTCGAGAGCTATCGCAACGAACTGGAGCAATTCAATCTGCAATGCTGGGCCTTGACCTGCGAATCGTTTTACACAAAGCGTGCATGGGAATGGGTGTTCGATCATTTCGGATATACCGGCGATTTCGAGTTCATTTACTTCGAGTAG
- a CDS encoding transketolase C-terminal domain-containing protein, producing the protein MCLHDLPVRLIGNGGGLVYAPLGSTHLAVEDIALMRALPNMTIVCPADAEEMERFMKVSVDWPHPIYIRLAKGYDPIVTDPDKPFVIGQGQMYREGSDVLLVTTGIGLRVCREAADLLEEKGVSASVLHLPTVKPLDTEMLLSAMDKVDAVISVEEHTVIGGLGSAVAETMLEAGVQRKFKRVGVPDVFPDHYGTQNLIMERYGIWPAPLAETAIELLKG; encoded by the coding sequence TTGTGCCTGCATGACCTGCCGGTTCGGTTGATCGGCAACGGCGGCGGACTTGTCTATGCGCCGCTCGGTTCCACCCACCTTGCCGTGGAGGATATCGCGCTCATGCGGGCCTTGCCCAACATGACCATCGTCTGTCCGGCTGATGCCGAGGAGATGGAGCGGTTCATGAAGGTATCGGTCGATTGGCCGCATCCGATCTATATCCGCCTTGCAAAGGGCTATGATCCGATCGTCACCGATCCGGACAAGCCTTTTGTCATCGGACAGGGACAGATGTACCGCGAGGGCAGTGACGTTCTGCTCGTGACCACGGGTATCGGGCTGCGCGTATGCCGCGAGGCTGCCGACCTGCTTGAGGAAAAGGGCGTGTCCGCTTCCGTGCTTCACTTGCCGACGGTCAAACCGCTGGATACGGAGATGCTGCTGTCCGCCATGGACAAGGTCGATGCCGTCATCAGCGTTGAAGAACATACCGTGATCGGCGGCCTCGGCAGCGCGGTTGCGGAAACCATGCTTGAGGCCGGTGTGCAGCGCAAATTCAAGCGCGTCGGGGTGCCGGATGTTTTTCCGGATCATTACGGGACGCAGAATCTCATCATGGAGCGCTACGGCATCTGGCCTGCGCCGCTTGCCGAAACCGCGATTGAACTGCTGAAAGGGTAA
- a CDS encoding transketolase: protein MKDYVRKIHEASMAVPLDGRSMELRHKVVDMLECAQRGHIGSSMSLIEIMRVLYDDILQFDAANPRWEDRDRCILSKGHGCLAQYVMLADKGFIPDSALSEFCANDGLLGGHPSANKIPGIEVSTGALGHGLSVGLGMAVDAKMRGRDNRVFVIMGDGECNEGSVWEAAMSAGKRGQDNLVAMVDYNKYQSYDETSVVQELEPFADKWIAFGFHCVEVNGHDVEELRTALKAAPAVPGKPTAIICHTVKGKGIEFAENDLAWHHKSKLPADDIAAMRKCLEG from the coding sequence GTGAAAGATTACGTACGGAAAATTCATGAAGCTTCCATGGCCGTCCCGCTTGACGGACGGTCCATGGAGCTGAGGCACAAGGTCGTGGATATGCTTGAGTGCGCCCAGCGCGGGCACATCGGGTCATCCATGTCGCTCATCGAGATCATGCGTGTTCTTTATGACGATATTCTTCAATTCGATGCCGCCAATCCTCGGTGGGAAGATCGGGATCGCTGCATTCTGTCCAAGGGGCACGGCTGTCTTGCCCAGTATGTCATGCTGGCGGACAAGGGGTTCATTCCCGACAGCGCCCTGAGCGAGTTCTGCGCCAATGACGGACTCCTCGGCGGACATCCCAGTGCCAACAAGATTCCCGGTATCGAGGTTTCCACCGGTGCTTTGGGACACGGCCTGTCTGTCGGTCTCGGCATGGCGGTAGACGCGAAAATGCGCGGACGTGACAATCGTGTGTTCGTCATCATGGGTGACGGCGAATGCAATGAAGGTTCCGTCTGGGAAGCCGCCATGAGTGCGGGCAAGCGCGGGCAGGACAATCTCGTCGCCATGGTGGATTACAACAAGTATCAGTCCTATGACGAAACCAGTGTCGTGCAGGAACTTGAACCGTTTGCCGATAAGTGGATCGCCTTCGGTTTCCATTGTGTCGAAGTCAACGGTCACGACGTCGAGGAATTGCGTACGGCCTTGAAGGCCGCTCCCGCTGTTCCCGGCAAACCCACGGCCATCATTTGCCACACGGTCAAGGGCAAGGGCATCGAGTTTGCCGAAAATGACCTTGCATGGCATCACAAAAGCAAACTTCCGGCAGACGATATCGCTGCCATGCGAAAATGTCTGGAAGGATAA
- a CDS encoding NAD-dependent epimerase/dehydratase family protein has translation MSEVKTIFVTGAGGYVGSLLVPALLKEGYKVRAHDIYWYGKDVFDGIEDKSNLTVVEGDLRDADLLKESIPGSDAVIHLACISNDPSYELDPDLAKTINYDAFLPLVDIAKDAGVQRFIYASSSSVYGIKDEPEVTEDLPLEPLTDYSKYKAMCEEYLNAAASDEFVVTTIRPSTVCGYSPRLRLDLTVNILTNHAINNGKITVFGGQQKRPNLHIKDMVDVYLFMLKQDSDKIQKKIYNVGYENFKVMEIAEKVKATLGSDVDIVVTPTDDNRSYHVNSDKIKNELGFVPKHTIEDAILELKDAFDKGLIPDSMTDVKYFNIKLMQEMNAK, from the coding sequence GTGAGTGAAGTGAAAACGATTTTCGTCACCGGAGCCGGTGGATATGTCGGTTCCCTGTTGGTTCCCGCGCTTCTGAAAGAAGGGTACAAGGTCCGTGCCCATGATATTTACTGGTATGGCAAAGACGTCTTCGACGGCATTGAAGACAAGTCCAACCTCACAGTCGTGGAAGGCGATCTGCGTGACGCCGACCTGCTCAAGGAATCCATCCCCGGCAGCGACGCCGTGATTCATCTGGCCTGTATCTCCAACGATCCCAGCTATGAACTGGACCCGGATCTTGCCAAGACCATCAACTATGACGCCTTTCTGCCGCTCGTTGATATTGCCAAGGATGCCGGAGTACAGCGTTTCATTTATGCATCCAGTTCTTCCGTCTACGGAATCAAGGACGAGCCGGAAGTCACCGAGGACCTGCCGCTTGAGCCGCTGACCGACTACTCCAAGTACAAGGCCATGTGCGAAGAATACCTCAACGCGGCCGCTTCCGACGAGTTTGTCGTCACTACCATCCGTCCTTCCACCGTCTGCGGCTATTCCCCGCGCCTGCGCCTTGACCTGACCGTGAACATCCTGACCAACCACGCCATCAACAACGGCAAGATCACCGTGTTCGGCGGTCAGCAGAAACGGCCCAACCTTCACATCAAGGACATGGTCGATGTCTACCTGTTCATGCTCAAGCAGGATTCGGACAAGATCCAGAAGAAGATTTACAACGTCGGTTACGAGAACTTCAAGGTCATGGAAATCGCCGAAAAGGTGAAGGCCACTCTCGGTTCCGACGTGGATATCGTTGTCACTCCCACGGATGACAATCGCTCCTACCATGTGAATTCCGACAAGATCAAAAACGAGCTCGGCTTTGTTCCCAAGCACACCATCGAAGATGCCATTCTCGAGCTCAAGGACGCTTTTGACAAGGGACTCATCCCCGACTCCATGACTGATGTGAAGTACTTCAATATCAAGCTCATGCAGGAAATGAACGCCAAATAA
- a CDS encoding SIS domain-containing protein, whose product MNWNSTFESVSRALEQVVASDGKGNLLDIDAAFALLVNWISACRENRRRVYFVGNGASASMASHFSTDLAKMGNVPTEVFTDCALLTATGNDMGYDQSFAYPLGQRMVEGEVLVAISSSGNSPNAVEAIKLAKKLSGRSVTFTAMSPDNAMRALGDLNFHIPAETYGGAESGHAVLLHHLIDLFGHGAPSGG is encoded by the coding sequence ATGAATTGGAATTCCACATTTGAGAGTGTCTCGCGTGCGCTTGAGCAGGTCGTGGCAAGTGACGGCAAGGGAAATCTTCTCGACATTGATGCCGCGTTCGCCCTTCTTGTGAACTGGATTTCCGCCTGCCGGGAAAATCGGCGGCGTGTCTATTTTGTCGGTAACGGTGCCAGCGCGTCCATGGCCAGCCATTTCTCCACTGATCTTGCCAAGATGGGCAATGTCCCGACCGAGGTGTTCACCGATTGTGCGCTACTGACGGCGACAGGGAACGACATGGGATATGACCAGTCCTTTGCCTATCCACTCGGTCAGAGAATGGTGGAAGGGGAAGTGTTGGTCGCGATCAGCAGTTCCGGCAACTCCCCGAATGCAGTGGAAGCGATCAAGTTGGCGAAAAAGCTGTCAGGCCGTTCCGTCACCTTTACAGCCATGTCGCCCGACAATGCCATGCGTGCTTTGGGAGACCTGAATTTCCACATCCCGGCGGAAACATATGGCGGGGCCGAGTCCGGTCATGCCGTGCTTCTGCATCACCTCATTGATCTTTTCGGGCACGGCGCTCCCTCGGGCGGATGA